tattactagtttgttaaaaaaaaattgttactaATTCACATTAtattatgtttaatatgatattattaaattaaatttaagtttaattaaattttatttaagttataaaaaaaatatgattttattatttttaaataattattattataaaatatctcaaaaatatcatattttaatttatttaattatttattatttttaaataattattattgtaaaatatctcaaaaatattatattttaatttttttaattattttatttaaatttaaatacatATAAactacaattaaatataaaaatattctgttatgttaaccttacaaaaataaaaaatccttaaaaccaaaaatttccaTTATCTGCTATCTACATATACATAGGAGAGATatgcataatttaaaaaaaaatggataGCACTGCTTCAATTTTGAAAAACACTATCTTTCTCCAATGCTAAAGTAATAATCAATGCAACTAAGTGCAGAGTTTACCTAGCCCGATTCTTGACCAAGATGATTCCATCACATTTTGTCTTCAACTATCTAAATTTTATCTCCAAAACCTCTCTCTTGTGTAACTACATTTGATTTTGCTAATCTGTATTCAGAGTAGTTTTTTACCTTGGCATTGCTAGTTTCTTCAAGTATTTGCAGTCTTGCCAGAGTTTCATGTGGttctttcttcttcattttcatttttttcattccATTAATTAAAATGTCGATCAATCTAATTCAACGGTACAAGATAAATTTTCCCATTCAAGTAAAATTCACACCAATAAAATGTATGAACCCAACAAATcatattgataaaaaaaaactatacccTTTTTTTATTGATACATCTATTTCTATCATTCCCAAATCAATGGTCCAAAAACGGGACTACATCTACAAGTCTGCATTAAACAACTACAACAAAAGAAACCAAAATCCATTAATGGAGAACAAATTAGAGATGCCACCTTAGTTTCCACTGCATATAACATCTTCTTCAACATCTGTTATGGTAAACAAGTCTAAGAGCTGGGGAATGCCCGATTGATAACGCTCCACAAATCTTTTCAAGAACTTATCATTGGGAAGCAACAATGCCGTGCCTATACTCTTCTTCTCTATAAGACGTTTCGTGAGCAAAACCTGAAGCACTGAGGTCCTTGGCAATATCCTTTTCTCAAAGCTAAACAAGAGAACATTAGGGTACTTACAAAAATCACTAAAACCCCATTTCAACTCGGTGGTGAAGAACTCCAATGCCTTCTTCAGTCTCTCCTCAGAGGCATCCATTACTTGTGGCTGTCTAACGATCAAAACCCGAATCTGCTCTTCGGACCACCCAAAGCTCTTGAAAACGTCGATTTTCGATACCCATTTGTCCTTTCTCATCCCCGAGAGGCTGGCCATTCCGTGGATAAACATCAAGCTCGACGTGTTGAAACCAAGGCTCTTAGCTTCATTCACAAGCTCAGTGAAAGCGTCCACGTTCCGGGCCAGAGCTTTCGGTCGAACTACGAACAATTTGGCGATGTTGTAATCTGACACGCCGTGACTTCGCAGGGTCTCGACGTTTCGCGCCGTTGCCTCCGAGAACTGGTGGAGAACCCAAGTGCCGCGCTTGATCAAGAAGAGCGAAACCACGTGGTCGATGCCGCCGTAGAAGCTCTTCAAAAACCGAATACTAGGCGATATTTGATTCTCCAAGCTTCGGTTGAGAATTAAAGGGTCGGCGGAGACGACACGAACCAGATTTTCGCGGGACATTCCGCTGTCGGAGAGGAATTGAAGCTTCGGTTCGAGTGTTTTCACTGAGAGAATCTGGAAGCTTCTTGTGAAGATTTTAGCGATTTGATCGGAAGAGAAACCGTATCGACTAAAAAGGGCAATGTCATCGTCGGAGTGGCGCTTAGTTTCACGGCCGATGTTCTGCGCCGCCGCCACATGAGACTCAGTTGAGAAGCCAAGAGAATTTATGAGACCGTCGGCGGTTGAAGGAAAGAGAGTGGAGAAGGATTTGAGAAAGGTCACTGAACTTCCATGGCCGCCGACGTTGGCTCTGCCAGTGCCTTTGGCAGCACAGTTGGAGTTGGTAATGAGAAAGGAGAGGATAATACGTTGGAGGCGGGACTGGGGTTTGGGAAGGAGACTCATCCTTGAGAAATTTTAATGGAAGCAACAATTTCAAATTTGAAGCTCACGGTTATGGCGTCCCTCTTTTAGGGATTTGGTTCTCTGCAATGGTCGGTATTCTTTAGGATTTTGTATCATTATCTTTACCAGTTTGAGCCCATAATTTATATAAAGAAAAATTTGTAGAAATTAGTTTGGGTACCCAGTTTCATGGAATGTTATATATTTTTACCCATGTTTTAACTTATTTATATTTGTACCAATTTTTTTAATCAGTTTTCCCATAATACCATTTTAGAGTATAAGTTGAGTACTCTCCAATTCATTCCCATGTTTCCCTCACCTTCTCTCTATTTTCAAAGTTTGATCTTCCTCTGCTTCTGTCGAGCTCCTCCGATCACCACCTTCAAGCTTCCCCCTATATGTGGTGCCGGAACTGACCGCCGATCCCAATGACAGAGCCGGCAATAACGATTAAAAGACCCTTGTTTGGTAATGTTTTATTTGGCAACGATTGAACAGTATACTGTTTCCCTTCTTCTCCAACGACAGAGTCGATCCCAATTTTCAAGCCATTTCTCTTTCTTGTAGTGAGGTATATAAAAGAGTTTTGTTTAATACTTTGCACTTCATTTGTTTGATGAAAGTTATCATTAAATTTTGTAtgaataatttatgttcttatatagtgttttttttttatgaaagtcTTCATTGGTTTtggttttcaaaattataaatagTTGGACAATTCTCATATTTGTTGTATAGTTTGTattttttcccaccatttttgcttTTTGTTCTTGGTTTATGTTTTGTTTCCCCACTTCTTTAAGatttttaattctattttgaTACTAAgttttttgttttgtattttttgtttagtCTAGTTTGGAtgattcattattattttttattttttttatttcatgcACTCCATGTGTTTGATGAAACACTTCATCTAAAGTTCATATGTTCAACTTCAaatgttattagttttttttttcctttggtGTAATTCTTGAATTGGTTGACATTGAAGCATTAAGTTTTTAGTTTTTTGTGATTTCTTTGTTGTTATTGATATTGAGTTGATGTTCTAGAACTTGTGTTTTATAGGAAATAGTAAAATGAAATTACTCATGTTTTTCTTATGGAAATATCTCTGTAGTCATTTTTTATaggaatatttttttattaaaagaaagttAGGTTTGAAAAAAGGGTGgtaaaagaaaataatgaaaattgTGAGGTTACTGTATTGTATATAATGTGttttaataaaaaagaaaaatatatttttaaaattttttattgtAGTTTGAACATGAGAGGAATTGAAGTATGATCCGTTCTTGTCAATGTTGAACAGAGTTAAATTTGTCTTTTATAGTTGCTAGGGAAGCTACTTAAGTGCATTGAGCTGTTATTTGTATAAGGTTGATTGTTGGCAAAAGAGTGAGGGATACATAACTGATGTATGTTCGATACATTTTGAGTTATAGTTTATATTACTTGCATAGTATGCCTGtgaaattgtagagtccaagaactttacttagctaagatagatagtagtatgatagtatttatagcattatctttgttactgtggatttttggttcagaccgggaattatttggacactcatagtagtacttatatattttctaagtttaatctatagtttaagaatattaagtataacctaaggtttgattgaagtgactgatattaaggattatatttattatattataaggtttagacatcaaccaataggattttaagcacatgttatgaatggtaattaaggattaagtattttggaggattaaattaaataagggtaaagtttgaatgttatagggtcagtcagcagctttgaatacgttgagggcttagtcaaggctgtttactccattcaaacttagctaaaaatgtgtaatttcgtgtttaaatattcagcgagtgccgatatatcgcagctatagggggcgatatgtcgcagcacgtagatacggaaaacacgaaacgatgcacggtcgcctcgggcatactggcccaggcgatatatcgcctacagggggcgatatatcgcctccttcagcatatgttcaattgtttttgaattcttttcctttcagccattcaaacttcttcataagtccagcatcttttgaacgagtcttcagcctctgctgaacgattattcaaatgattttcacctaaaaagccattatttttattcaagtaaaatcaagatcttttcatctccaaactctataaataggacctagtacccagccattattcaccatttgctctaagttcagaagctgctagtgttaagtgagtgtgagagtgtaaacacctggtttggggaaaaactataagcttaaacatcataagcttatcaaacactttgggaagtgagttctatagtatttcggtggaggttagattgatcttgcaaatctttgaggtaaccaaaactctagttcttttctgtattatgtttcctttctcttagtcttctactcaatttcctaacctcattcttattttggttagggaatccaagttcttaagcacttaagttgtggtaagcatattttcttttaatggtttagtcttcctattctctttcatttcatctcctttctttagactcactcttgttcattatggttttaggagtgttccaaaaagtcccaactcagtccattttatctcggtaactttggtaaggaaaataggctagaatctatatgtttatgtttatgttatcttatgtgttatgttatgatatgttatgaatgtgttatgaatttgttatgcatgtgtttgttgtaggcttgggcttatgccctatttgactaacaagaccccaaaaagattgtgggcatatgcctatttagctggtaggaccccactaatctcatgggcataagcttgtttagtctatggg
This genomic interval from Humulus lupulus chromosome 8, drHumLupu1.1, whole genome shotgun sequence contains the following:
- the LOC133797659 gene encoding transcription termination factor MTERF5, chloroplastic-like, coding for MSLLPKPQSRLQRIILSFLITNSNCAAKGTGRANVGGHGSSVTFLKSFSTLFPSTADGLINSLGFSTESHVAAAQNIGRETKRHSDDDIALFSRYGFSSDQIAKIFTRSFQILSVKTLEPKLQFLSDSGMSRENLVRVVSADPLILNRSLENQISPSIRFLKSFYGGIDHVVSLFLIKRGTWVLHQFSEATARNVETLRSHGVSDYNIAKLFVVRPKALARNVDAFTELVNEAKSLGFNTSSLMFIHGMASLSGMRKDKWVSKIDVFKSFGWSEEQIRVLIVRQPQVMDASEERLKKALEFFTTELKWGFSDFCKYPNVLLFSFEKRILPRTSVLQVLLTKRLIEKKSIGTALLLPNDKFLKRFVERYQSGIPQLLDLFTITDVEEDVICSGN